The genomic window TGGGGGCAGGAAATAACCCTGAACCAGATAATAGCCTTTATGCTGCTCAAAACTTACCGGTATTCCTTGCTCGCCCAATGCTTTAATATCGCGATAAACCGTACGTATGCTCATATCAAACCTTTCCGCAATTTTTTCTGCGGTAATGTATTTTCTGGATTGAAGCAGGGTTAAGATTCCGAAAAGTCGGTCGATACGGTTCATAGTTTGTTTTTTTAGGCACTTAAAATTAAAGTTTTTTAATCAATTTTTCTTGTGGTACGTTATTTGTAAAAGATAAGTACATATCAATTCTATAGGTTAAACCGTTATAATTAGGGTTTATCATACATAATCTGAATTAAATGGCTGCTATTATCCAAAAGCGTTTCTTCCGGGCAATAAAAAGTAAAGTGATTATAGGTTTCCTGTTTGCCTGTTTTGCATTGCTATTGGCATGGGGCATCAGCAAGTTTGCTTTTACTCGGATGCTGGATACCGTTGAAGAAATTTCAGCCCCAAACGACCGCTTAAGGATCGTAAACGACCTCTCACATAAGATTGCCAGGTTAGATCAGTTACAAAGGGATGAAGCTTTCAATAAACAAGGAACCTATAGTTTTCTTAAAGAGTCGCGTAAGTTAAGGGCTAGTTTAGATACCTTACGTAAATTGTACAGAGGCGATTCCGCCCAGTTGGCCAGAATAAAGTCGATCAAAAATCTGTTAACCGACAGGGATAAACAATTTATCAATTACTTAAAAGTGAGAGAAACGTTGGTGAATACCAAATCGTTCTCTAATGAGGTTCAGAAATTAAATGAACTGGTTGCTACACGTACCAGGCAGACGGACAGTGCAGTACTGACCACTGAGACAACTACATCAACCACTACGGTTGCACCTGAAGAAGAACAGAAATCGAGGGGGTTTTTAAGTAAACTGTTTGGTAAGAAGAAATCCGATGTATACAAAATCATTAATGAGGAGTTTAAGGTAAAGCGTGATACGCTGAATGCTAAAGCTGAAGATAGCATTATGAAGAGCATGACGGGGGCCTTAAAAAACATCGAACTGGAACAACGTCAGAAAAGCCAGAAATTTTTAAAACGCGAAGCAGACCTATCAAATGCCAGTAATGCCTTGACCGCCCAAATGCTACAGATTTTAAGAGAAGTGGAGGGTGAGGCAGTGGCCCAGGTAGATTTAAACGGTATCCAAGCCAAAGAGGTGGTTAATGACGGGATTACGCAGATCACAACTATTATCATTATCTTTTTTCTCTTAACGGTTATTCTGCTCTATTTAATTTTAGCTGACATTACAAAAAGCAACAGGTACAGAAGGGCATTGGAGCTTGCCAAAGATGAGGCCGAATACCATGGTAAGGCTAAGCAACGGTTCCTATCAAACATGAGCCATGAGATCAGAACGCCACTACAGTCTATTTTAGGCTACGCCGAACTGATTACCCAGCAGGATGTACCAAATAAGAAAGATGTGGATGCCATTTATCAATCTTCTATTCATTTACTTCAAATTGTGAACGAGGTATTAGATTATAACCGGATTATTTCGGGCGAATTTAGTTTCAATAATCAGGTGTTCAACATCAAAAAAGCTTTAGATGAGGTAGTTTCGGTAATGCGGCCTTTGGCAGAACAGAAATCACTTCAGTTAAATACAGCACTTGATCTTGCCAATCTGGAATTTGTAAAAGGCGATGCTTTTAGGTTAAAGCAGATTTTATTTAACTTATTGGGTAACGCCGTAAAATTTACGTTGCGAGGTGAAATTAAGCTTTCTGTATCGTATAAAAAGCAAGGTGACGATCTGCATTTCCATTTTACCATAAAAGATACCGGAATTGGGTTTGAAGAAAAGGATATTCCCAAAATCTTTAATGAATTTGAGCAGATAGAATCTCCTGAGAAATATATTATCAACCAGGCTGGTACGGGTTTGGGCTTACCTATTGTTAAATCGTTGATCGAAACACAAGGGGGAAGAATTTATGTAAAAAGTAAACCAGGCATGGGTACTACATTTAATATTTACATCAAATATGAAAATACCAATGAGCGTGTAAACGATGCTTTAGATTTGGAACATTTTGCAATTGTAAACCCAGGCACGGTTTGGGTAATAGATGATGATAAACTCATTCTAGATTTATGCGGAATGATTTTTCAGAAGAACAGAATCCCGTTTAGAAGCTTTACTCAGGTGGCCGATATCTTACACGCAGAACCTGAATCCGATTTAAAGTACGTATTGATTGATATGCGTATGCCCGAAATGACAGGGTTCGAACTTTGCCATTTATTAAAGAAGAAACTCCAGGCGCACATTAAATTTTACGCCATTACCGCACAGGTTTTGCCTGAAGAGCGCGAAATGGTTTTGAGCGAGGGCTTTGATGGACTGATAATGAAACCGTTTAGGGCCGTAGATATCCTATCTATATTTGATAGAACCGAAATTTTAACGGAACAGCCTGAATTCGATTTCTCTTCCATTGAGAAAATGACCTTTGGCGACCAGCAAATGCTGGAAAAAATATTGAACCGTTTTAAACAGGATTCAATAGATGATGCTTCAGCGTTGAAAAAACATTTGATCGATAATGACCTAGATCAGGCCAGGTTACTGGTTCACCGCCTCGCAGGGCGCACAGCGCAAATGGGTTCAAAGACTTTGGCAAACGCATTCCGCACCCTGGAATTAGAAATTGCCGAAAAAGGCTTAACCACCAATATTAAATCTGAAGTTTTATTACAGATCAGAAAACTAGATAGCTTAATTGCCTTTATGGAGGAAATCGACTACGCCAATGCCGGATAATTATTCTATGCCGTAACGCTCCATCTTGGCATAAAGGGTTTTACGGTCGATGTTTAAAATCTTAGCGGCTTTTGACTTATTATGTCTCACTTTAATCAGTGTTTCAGTAATCAACGCTTTTTCATTTTGTTCATTTACCGCTTTAAGGTCGGATGAATTACCCGGAGCTGATTGGTGATGGACAGAAATCATCATTTCATCAGGTAATGCGCCAATCTGGGCAATATCACCCGGGCTTAATAAAACCATACGTTTAATCACATTGCTAAGCTCGCGCAGATTTCCCGGCCAGTCGTAACTAAGCAAAAGTGTTTTTGCTTCATTAGAAACACTTTTCACATTCCGTTCTAAATCGCGGTTTGATAGCTGTATAAAGTGGTTGATAAACAGCTCTAAATCTCCGCCTCTATCTCTCAATGGCGGAAGCTGGATTTTGAATTCATTTAGACGATGATATAAATCTTCTCTAAACTCGCCCTGTTGCATACTATTAGACAGATCATCATTGGTCGCCGTAATGATGCGAACATTAACAGGGATTTGTTTGGTACTGCCCAAAGGCTGGATTACCCTTTCTTGCAAGGCCCTAAGTAATTTAATCTGCACTTCGTAACTTAGGTTACCTACTTCATCTAAAAATAGTGTTCCGCCATTTGCAGCCTCGAACTGACCTTTTTTGTCGTTTAAAGCGCCTGTAAAAGCACCTTTAACGTGCCCGAATAATTCGCTGGCTGCTAAGTCTTTCGATAATGCACCACAATCTATTGCTACGAAAGGCTTATCGGCACGCTTGCTCTGCTGGTGCAGGGTTCTGGCGGCAAATTCTTTTCCCGTACCGCTTTCGCCCTGTATAATTACCGACATGTCAGTTGGGGCTACCAAACTGATGTGCTCATACAGTTTATCTGCAACTGCACTTTTCCCTTTTATAAAATCACTGTTTGTTTCTTTTGGTTCAACACTTTTTAAATCCTTTTTAGCTAAAGAATTTTTGATCACCATGAGTAACTCATCTGGGTTAACCGGCTTCGTAATATAATCAAAAGCACCCAATTGAATAGATCTGACCGCAGTCCGAACATCATTAAAACTGGTCATGATGATTGCAGGTATGGATAGACCCAGATCTCGGATGTGGCTAAGTACTTCAAGACCTGTCCCATCTGGAAGACGGTAATCGATTAAAAGTAAGTCGAATTCACTGTTTTCAACTTGTTTGAATGATTGCTTTACTTGGGTTACAAGGGTAATCTCATGACCGTTTTTCGTTAAAAAACCTTCAAGTAATTGAGCAAATGTAGTATCGTCTTCTAAGATCAGGATTCTCGCCATGTAACAAAAATAAGAAAAGCCGGACATAATCCGGCTTTCTTATAATAGGTAGATGTAATTATTTGGGTTTTTATTGTACCGGCTTACCGTCTTTATCAATTTTAACCGAACCAGTTTCTGCTTCTTTTTTAACATTGATTAAGTAGTACTCCTTTGTTCCTTCTTTAACAGACCAAGCTTCAGTAGCGGTCCATCCTTTGTATGCATCCGATTTTAACGCTGTTGTAACTGGAGCAGGAAGTTCTTCCAATTTAACTGGAGTTTTTACTGCGCTATCTTGAACTGCAACAATTGCAGCATTTTTGATTGTATTTACTTCACTTGCCTGTACTGCTGAGAATCCTGCAAAAGCCAAGAACGCAGCTGATAAAATTAATTTTTTCATGATATTATTTTTTAGATAGTATTATTTTTTAGTTTATGCGCAGCCCGAAGGCTACGCTTATATTGATAATGCCTCTATGGCGTATTTATTTGAGATTATTGTACTGGCTTACCGTCTTTATCGATTTTAACTGAACCAGTTTCTGCTTCTTTTTTAACATTAATTAAATAATATTCTTTCGTGCCTTCTTTAACAGAGAAAGCTTCAGTAGCAGTCCATCCTTTGTATGCATCCGATTTTAATGCGGTGGTTACTGGTGCAGGAAGTTCTTCCAATTTAATTGGAGTTTTTACGGCACTATCTTGAACTGCAACAATTGCAGCATTTTTAATTGTATTTACTTCACTTGCTTGAACTGCTGTGAAACCTGCGAATGCTAAAGTAGCGGCTAAAATGATCTTTTTCATGATATATAATTTAAAGTGTTTGTAACTTGCGTTACGTTAATATGCTTGTTAATTAATTAATTATGGAGCGATTATTTTTGTGTTGATTATTGAACTGGTTTCCCGTCTTTATCAATTTTAACAGAATTGGTTTCTGCTTCTTTTTTAACGTTGATTAAGTAATACTCTTTTGCTCCTTCTTTCACCGACCAGGCTTCAGTAGCAGTCCATCCTTTGTAAGCATCAGATTTTAATGCTGTTGTTACTGGCTCAGGAAGTTCTTCCAATTTAACTGGAGTTTTTACTGCGCTATCTTGAACTGCAACAATCGCAGCATTTTTGATTGTATTTACTTCACTTGCCTGTACTGCTGAGAATCCTGCTAATGCTAATACTGTTGCTGCTAAAACGAACTTTTTCATAGTATATATTTTAAAATTTAATTTGTGTAACAATACTTGCTAATGTTTCACAATGATGCCAAACCATTGATTTTACTTAACTATCTGTTTTTTAGGTGTTTATGTGCGTGCCAGGATTTTGGCATTGTAGAGCTTCTCCACACTTTGTGGTGAATGACTACAAGTTTTGCTGTTTTTTATGATTAATAGCAAATTCTTGTGTCGTCAGATGTTACCATCTGACGGATTTTAAAAATTCCTTGGAGTTAATTAGCTATCAGATGGTAACATCTGACAGCACACCAAATATTTTCAAAAAAATAATTTTCAATTTTAAAAAAAGAAGATTTTTTTCTATCATTGCAGCCCGATTGAAAGCCTCCTTAGCTCAGCTGGTAGAGCAACTGACTTGTAATCAGTAGGTCATTGGTTCGATTCCGATAGGAGGCTCTTTTTCTTTCCCTTTTCTAATTTCTTAAGAAATTAAATCAATCATTTTATCATCAAAATAGGTCAGGCACATAAAAATTTTTTTTATTTGCTCCGGTTATTCCGCTAATTTGCGGTATGTTAAAATACTTTTCAGCCGATTGGATATTTCCTGTTTCATCACCGCCGATTAAAAACGGAGTGGTAGCCGTAAATCCAGATGGTGAAATTGAAGAAGTGTTAACCCAGGAAGAGGCCGCAAGTCTTGGTTTAGCCATTACAAAACATAAAGGATCAATTGTTCCGGGTTTTATCAATACCCATTGCCATTTAGAACTCTCGCATATGTTGGGGCAAATTCCAGAGCAAACAGGTTTGGTAGAATTTGTACAACGTATTATTAAAAGTAGGCAGGGCGATATCGAAGAGATTAAAACGGCTATGTATGCTGCTGATCAGAAAATGTTCGAAAACGGGATTGTAGCTGTTGGCGACATTTCCAATCAGGTTTCCTCTAAAGAAGTAAAAGAGCATAGCAAAATATACTACCATACTTTTATCGAAGCCATGGGCTTTAATCCGGAACGGGCAAATGCGATCATGGATTATGTAAATGAAGTTAAGCAAGGTTTTGGCGCTTTGCCCACCTCAATTGTGCCACATGCACCGTATTCGGTATCTCCTGAATTATTCGGATTAATAAAGCAGGAAGCTGAAAAAGATAATGTCTTTATTAGTATTCATAACCAGGAAACGAAAGACGAAAATGCTTTCTTCGAAAATAAATCTGGTGGATTTTTAGCGTTATACAAATTTTTAGGGCTCGATATTTCTTTCTTTGCCCCCACAAAAAAAACATCATTACAAACTTGGCTACCCTATATTAAGGAGCAAAAAACTTTGTTGGTTCATAACACGGTTTCGAGTAAGGCAGATATCGCCTTTGCAAAAGAAAACAACAATAATTTATATTGGTGCCTTTGCCCGCAAGCCAACTTATATATCGAAAATGCTTTACCCGTCGTTGACCTGTTAATTGAAGAAAATGTAAAGATTACCTTGGGAACGGATAGCTTGGCCAGTAATCATCAGCTTAATATCCTATCAGAAATGATCACCTTGCAAAAATACAAGCAGGTTACTTTTGAAAAACTTTTGAGGTGGGCAACTATAAATGGAGCCGAATTTTTGGAGCTTGATCAGCAAATTGGGACAATAGCGATTGGTAAAAAGCCAGGATTAAATCTAATCCAGCTATCCGCTGATTTTAAGATTGAAAGCGATCAGGTAAAGCGGTTAATTTAAAATATATGAATCCAATCTGTAAACTTTTCAATATTAAATACCCTATTATTCAGGCTGGAATGGTTTGGTGCAGTGGGTGGAGATTGGCATCGGCAGTTTCTAATGCAGGAGGCCTTGGCATTATTGGAGCCGGCTCAATGTATCCTGATGTTTTAAGAACACATATTCAAAAGTGCAAATTAGCAACCCACCTGCCGTTTGGTGTTAATATTCCATTGCTCTATCCCAATATTCAGGATATTATAGATGTGGTGATTGAAGAAAAAGTAAAAATTGTATTCTCTTCTGCTGGTAATCCTGCCACATGGACCAGTTTTTTAAAAGAAAAGGATATTACCGTTGTTCATGTAATAGCGAATACAAAATTTGCGATAAAAGCGCAGGAAGCTGGCGTTGATGCTATTGTTGCTGAAGGCTTTGAAGCAGGTGGACATAACGGTAGAGAAGAAACCACCACCATGTGTTTAATCCCGATGATAAGGGATACTGTTAAAATTCCGGTCATTGCAGCTGGCGGCATTGGGAGTGGAAAAGCCATGTTGGCTGCATTTGCATTAGGTGCTGATGCCGTTCAGGTAGGTTCGGCCTTTGCTGTTGCAGAAGAATCATCTGCCCATCCGGCATTTAAAAATAAAATTATTGCTGCTGCTGAAGGCGAGACTAAGCTGGCCATGAAAAAACTTGTTCCGGTGCGGTTGCTGAAAAATGAATTTGCCGATGCGATATCTGTAGCAGAAGCTGAAGGCGCAGACCGAGACCGCTTAATGGAGCTTTTGGGCAGAGCAAGGGCCAAAGTAGGAATGTTTGAAGGCGATATGGAAAATGGAGAACTCGAAATCGGTCAGGTTTCAGCTATGCTGGATGAAATTAAACCTGCAAAAGAAATTCTGAAAGAAATATGGTCAGATTTTAGGTCCGAACTGCAAAGATTTAACAGTTTACAGAGCGAATTGGACTTATAAACATAGGGATACACAATTGCTTTACTAACTTTGCAACAATAAATTTTAGCATGAGCGAAAAAAATATAAAGTCTCCACATGGGGATTTAGGGGTGAAACACCTCAATATAACGATAACAGGTAAAGTACAGGGCGTTGGCTTCAGGGAAACCACAAAAATTATTGCCAACCAAATGATGGTAACCGGTTTTGTAAGGAACGAAAAAGACGGATCGGTTTATATCGAAGCGGAAGGCGACAATATTTTTCTGGAAGAATTTGTAAACTGGTGCCACGAAGGGCCTGATCGCTCACGTGTAGAAAATGTGGCGCGGTAAGCGATGGTGAAGTAAAAAACTATCGTAATTTTGAAATCTTACGAAAATAATAAGTATTCCGTATCAAGACTGATATTAGTCAGCTGAAAATCTTGATACCTGATGCTTTTATCTTGATACTAACAAATGTCTGTATATAAAAAGTTTCTTGGGCAAACCATGGTTTATGGTATCAGTACCATCGCCTCGCGGTTACTCAATTTCATATTAACACCAATATTTACCAGGAGTTACGGTGCAAGTGCATTAGGTGTTTTTACCAAAATGTATGCTTATGCATCTATGACAAATGCTATACTGGCCTTTGGAATGGAGACTACTTTTTTTAGGTATCTCAATAAACATGAAGATAAAAAACAGCAGGTTTATAACAATTCTTTCCTGATCGTTGCCTTTATATCCATATTGTTTTTAATTACTGGTCTTGTTCTTACCGAACCGATCACCAAATGGTTGTTAAACAGTAACATGTCGCACTATCAGGATCAAAAAAGATATGTGCAGTATTTTCTTTGGCTCTTGTTTTCAG from Flavobacterium sp. W4I14 includes these protein-coding regions:
- a CDS encoding two-component system response regulator HydG (product_source=KO:K07713; cath_funfam=1.10.10.60,1.10.8.60,3.40.50.2300,3.40.50.300; cog=COG2204; ko=KO:K07713; pfam=PF00072,PF00158,PF02954; smart=SM00382,SM00448; superfamily=46689,52172,52540); the encoded protein is MSGFSYFCYMARILILEDDTTFAQLLEGFLTKNGHEITLVTQVKQSFKQVENSEFDLLLIDYRLPDGTGLEVLSHIRDLGLSIPAIIMTSFNDVRTAVRSIQLGAFDYITKPVNPDELLMVIKNSLAKKDLKSVEPKETNSDFIKGKSAVADKLYEHISLVAPTDMSVIIQGESGTGKEFAARTLHQQSKRADKPFVAIDCGALSKDLAASELFGHVKGAFTGALNDKKGQFEAANGGTLFLDEVGNLSYEVQIKLLRALQERVIQPLGSTKQIPVNVRIITATNDDLSNSMQQGEFREDLYHRLNEFKIQLPPLRDRGGDLELFINHFIQLSNRDLERNVKSVSNEAKTLLLSYDWPGNLRELSNVIKRMVLLSPGDIAQIGALPDEMMISVHHQSAPGNSSDLKAVNEQNEKALITETLIKVRHNKSKAAKILNIDRKTLYAKMERYGIE
- a CDS encoding signal transduction histidine kinase/CheY-like chemotaxis protein (product_source=COG0642/COG0784; cath_funfam=1.10.287.130,1.20.120.160,3.30.565.10,3.40.50.2300; cog=COG0642,COG0784; pfam=PF00072,PF00512,PF02518; smart=SM00387,SM00388,SM00448; superfamily=52172,55874,69075; transmembrane_helix_parts=Inside_1_11,TMhelix_12_34,Outside_35_293,TMhelix_294_316,Inside_317_825) yields the protein MAAIIQKRFFRAIKSKVIIGFLFACFALLLAWGISKFAFTRMLDTVEEISAPNDRLRIVNDLSHKIARLDQLQRDEAFNKQGTYSFLKESRKLRASLDTLRKLYRGDSAQLARIKSIKNLLTDRDKQFINYLKVRETLVNTKSFSNEVQKLNELVATRTRQTDSAVLTTETTTSTTTVAPEEEQKSRGFLSKLFGKKKSDVYKIINEEFKVKRDTLNAKAEDSIMKSMTGALKNIELEQRQKSQKFLKREADLSNASNALTAQMLQILREVEGEAVAQVDLNGIQAKEVVNDGITQITTIIIIFFLLTVILLYLILADITKSNRYRRALELAKDEAEYHGKAKQRFLSNMSHEIRTPLQSILGYAELITQQDVPNKKDVDAIYQSSIHLLQIVNEVLDYNRIISGEFSFNNQVFNIKKALDEVVSVMRPLAEQKSLQLNTALDLANLEFVKGDAFRLKQILFNLLGNAVKFTLRGEIKLSVSYKKQGDDLHFHFTIKDTGIGFEEKDIPKIFNEFEQIESPEKYIINQAGTGLGLPIVKSLIETQGGRIYVKSKPGMGTTFNIYIKYENTNERVNDALDLEHFAIVNPGTVWVIDDDKLILDLCGMIFQKNRIPFRSFTQVADILHAEPESDLKYVLIDMRMPEMTGFELCHLLKKKLQAHIKFYAITAQVLPEEREMVLSEGFDGLIMKPFRAVDILSIFDRTEILTEQPEFDFSSIEKMTFGDQQMLEKILNRFKQDSIDDASALKKHLIDNDLDQARLLVHRLAGRTAQMGSKTLANAFRTLELEIAEKGLTTNIKSEVLLQIRKLDSLIAFMEEIDYANAG
- a CDS encoding hypothetical protein (product_source=Hypo-rule applied; cleavage_site_network=SignalP-noTM; superfamily=160574); protein product: MKKFVLAATVLALAGFSAVQASEVNTIKNAAIVAVQDSAVKTPVKLEELPEPVTTALKSDAYKGWTATEAWSVKEGAKEYYLINVKKEAETNSVKIDKDGKPVQ
- a CDS encoding hypothetical protein (product_source=Hypo-rule applied); protein product: MINPNYNGLTYRIDMYLSFTNNVPQEKLIKKL
- a CDS encoding acylphosphatase (product_source=KO:K01512; cath_funfam=3.30.70.100; cog=COG1254; ko=KO:K01512; pfam=PF00708; superfamily=54975) codes for the protein MSEKNIKSPHGDLGVKHLNITITGKVQGVGFRETTKIIANQMMVTGFVRNEKDGSVYIEAEGDNIFLEEFVNWCHEGPDRSRVENVAR
- a CDS encoding hypothetical protein (product_source=Hypo-rule applied; cleavage_site_network=SignalP-noTM; superfamily=160574) → MKKIILAATLAFAGFTAVQASEVNTIKNAAIVAVQDSAVKTPIKLEELPAPVTTALKSDAYKGWTATEAFSVKEGTKEYYLINVKKEAETGSVKIDKDGKPVQ
- a CDS encoding hypothetical protein (product_source=Hypo-rule applied; cath_funfam=2.30.110.10; cleavage_site_network=SignalP-noTM; superfamily=160574), which produces MKKLILSAAFLAFAGFSAVQASEVNTIKNAAIVAVQDSAVKTPVKLEELPAPVTTALKSDAYKGWTATEAWSVKEGTKEYYLINVKKEAETGSVKIDKDGKPVQ
- a CDS encoding cytosine/adenosine deaminase-related metal-dependent hydrolase (product_source=COG0402; cath_funfam=3.20.20.140; cog=COG0402; ko=KO:K20810; pfam=PF01979; superfamily=51556), whose translation is MLKYFSADWIFPVSSPPIKNGVVAVNPDGEIEEVLTQEEAASLGLAITKHKGSIVPGFINTHCHLELSHMLGQIPEQTGLVEFVQRIIKSRQGDIEEIKTAMYAADQKMFENGIVAVGDISNQVSSKEVKEHSKIYYHTFIEAMGFNPERANAIMDYVNEVKQGFGALPTSIVPHAPYSVSPELFGLIKQEAEKDNVFISIHNQETKDENAFFENKSGGFLALYKFLGLDISFFAPTKKTSLQTWLPYIKEQKTLLVHNTVSSKADIAFAKENNNNLYWCLCPQANLYIENALPVVDLLIEENVKITLGTDSLASNHQLNILSEMITLQKYKQVTFEKLLRWATINGAEFLELDQQIGTIAIGKKPGLNLIQLSADFKIESDQVKRLI
- a CDS encoding enoyl-[acyl-carrier protein] reductase II (product_source=KO:K02371; cath_funfam=3.20.20.70; cog=COG2070; ko=KO:K02371; pfam=PF03060; superfamily=51412; tigrfam=TIGR03151), which translates into the protein MNPICKLFNIKYPIIQAGMVWCSGWRLASAVSNAGGLGIIGAGSMYPDVLRTHIQKCKLATHLPFGVNIPLLYPNIQDIIDVVIEEKVKIVFSSAGNPATWTSFLKEKDITVVHVIANTKFAIKAQEAGVDAIVAEGFEAGGHNGREETTTMCLIPMIRDTVKIPVIAAGGIGSGKAMLAAFALGADAVQVGSAFAVAEESSAHPAFKNKIIAAAEGETKLAMKKLVPVRLLKNEFADAISVAEAEGADRDRLMELLGRARAKVGMFEGDMENGELEIGQVSAMLDEIKPAKEILKEIWSDFRSELQRFNSLQSELDL